The stretch of DNA GCTGATCGAGTACGCGAGCTCGGAGTTCGGCGTCACGACCAAGCGGGTGATCATCAAGGTGGGCTTTCTTCGCCGGCAGACGATCGAGCTGCTCCTGCGCCAGGTGGAGGCGATCGCCGTCGACCAGACCGTGCTGGGGCGGATCCTCGATTTCGGCTCGGTCACGCTGACCGGGACCGGGGACATCAAGCAGGTCTTTCACAACATCTCCTCGCCGCTCGAGTTTCGCCGCCGCATTCACGCCCAGGAAGCGTCCGGGGCTTCAGGAAGGATCTAGCCGAGCGGCTCCTCGCGGCCCGTCCTTTCGCTGGAGCGGCCACGCGCTCTGTAGTAGGTTGCCGCTATGAAGGCGATGATTCTGCTTCTCGGTTTTCTGCTCGCCGGCTGCGGCGGCGTCCGGACCGTCATGATGAACAAGCGCGGGGAGAAGATCACCTGCGAGTCGCGCGGCTGGGGGTTGCTTTCCACCATCGTCGCCGACCGCGGTTACGAAGCCTGCATCTCGGCGGCCCGCCAGGAGGGTTATCAGATTCTCGAGGAGCAGAGGTGAGGCGGGCCTAGGGGCGCAACAGAATCTTTCTCGCCCCGGGCCGCGCGGCGTGAGCGACCGCCTCCAGGCCGGCATCCAGCGGATAGATCCGCTCGATGAGCGGTTCCACGGCGACTTTCCGTTCCGCCAGGGCTTCGAGCGCCGGCGCAAAGGGACCGCAGCGGGACCCGATGACCGTCACCTCGTTGACGACCAGCGGAGCGAGGGAGACGGAATGCGCCTCGGCGACGGTGCTCTTCAGTACGAGCGTCCCGCGGGGTCGGACCGCCTCGATCGCCCGCCGGAGCCCGTCCGCGCTGCCCGTGGCTTCCACGACGACATCATGGGCCGAGGGCTTCCAGCCGTCCAGGAACTCGGTGCGGATCGAGCGCTGCCTGATCCGCTCGAGCTTGCCCGCGTGCTTTCCCACGACGGTCACCGCCGCGCCGGTGAGCTTGAGAACCTGCGCGCACAAGAAGCCGAGCTTCCCGTCGCCCAGAATCAGAACCCGATCCGCCGGGTTGACCTGAACCTGTTCCAGGATCTCGAAGGCGGCCGCGAGCGGCTCGGTGCAGACCGCCGCTTCGTCCGGCACGCCGTCCGGCACGAGGTGGAGGTTCTCGGGCGGCACGGCCACGTATTCGGCGAAAGCCCCGTCGGCGCCCGCGATGCCCATCACCTTTCGGCTCGCGCAGTGGTTGCCGAGCCCGCGGCGGCACTCGGTGCAACTCCCGCAGGCGAAGTTGATCTCCGCAACGACCCGCCGGTCCATGAGCGGGGCAGGGCCTTCCGCGACCACCCCGACGACCTCGTGGCCCGGAATGCCGCGGAAGCCCATATAGCCCTTGAAGATCTGAAGGTCCGTGTCGCAGATCCCGGCGAGCCGGACCCGCACCAGAGCGGCCCCGGGTTCCTTTCGAGGCATTGCAGAAGAAACGAGCGAAAGCGCGCGACCGTCCCAGTGAAGGGCCTTCATTGCCGGCCCCTTCCCGGATCCCGCGCCCACTTGGTCCTCGGAGGGGCGATCCATTCGCCGTCGACCAAGTGCTCGGCTCCACGTTCCTGGAAGAAGCAGAGCAGGCCCTTGATCTTGGGGCACTCAGGCACCGTCTCCATGTATCCCCAGGCAAGGTCTTCCAGCAGCCGGTCGCCGATCCGCACCGACCAGTAGGTTGCCAGCCCCTTGTAGGGACAGCGAGAGCGGGTCGGGCTCGGGACCAGCAGCTCCATGCGGATATCCTCGGGCTCGATATAGTAACGGACCGGATGGTTTGTTTCGAAGAGCAGCCGCGGGCGCCGCGTGTCCGCGACCGTCACGCCGTCGACCACCACCCGGACATGGCGGCGGCTGTGCAGCACGTCCACCCGCTTGAACGGGTCGCGGGGATGAACGTAAACCTCCTCGTCCTCCTCGTACCACGCATCCATCGGAGTCCACGCAAACGCCACGTGATCTTTCAATTCCTCGGCTTCGCGCTTGGGGTTCGGGTAGCTCCACGCAGCGTCCTTGGCGATCTTGCTTCCCGCTTCGAGCGACCAGTAGACGGCCTCTCCCTTGTAGGGACAGACGCTGCGGCGCTCGCTCGGCTTCATCAGATCGACGCGGGTGTCGGTCAGCGGGAAGTAGTAGACCGGGAGCTCGCCGGCCTCCCGCAAAAGCTTCACCCGCTTGCTGTCGGCAATGGTTTCGCCGCCGAAGACCACCCGCACATGGCGGGGGCTTTCGGAAACGTGAATCCAATGGCCGGCATCACCGTGCACGGGAACTCGAGGTTCCGCCATGATCGCCTCCCTTCGGTCTGGGGAAACGATACCCGCAGATCAGCGGTTCGCA from Candidatus Zixiibacteriota bacterium encodes:
- a CDS encoding DUF427 domain-containing protein, producing the protein MAEPRVPVHGDAGHWIHVSESPRHVRVVFGGETIADSKRVKLLREAGELPVYYFPLTDTRVDLMKPSERRSVCPYKGEAVYWSLEAGSKIAKDAAWSYPNPKREAEELKDHVAFAWTPMDAWYEEDEEVYVHPRDPFKRVDVLHSRRHVRVVVDGVTVADTRRPRLLFETNHPVRYYIEPEDIRMELLVPSPTRSRCPYKGLATYWSVRIGDRLLEDLAWGYMETVPECPKIKGLLCFFQERGAEHLVDGEWIAPPRTKWARDPGRGRQ
- a CDS encoding PH domain-containing protein, whose amino-acid sequence is MGYIEASLLPDEQLVYRAKLHWKIFVKPVCVVLLGLAAFALQPVLGAVVLAVGLAMGVKALIEYASSEFGVTTKRVIIKVGFLRRQTIELLLRQVEAIAVDQTVLGRILDFGSVTLTGTGDIKQVFHNISSPLEFRRRIHAQEASGASGRI
- a CDS encoding alcohol dehydrogenase catalytic domain-containing protein, whose translation is MKALHWDGRALSLVSSAMPRKEPGAALVRVRLAGICDTDLQIFKGYMGFRGIPGHEVVGVVAEGPAPLMDRRVVAEINFACGSCTECRRGLGNHCASRKVMGIAGADGAFAEYVAVPPENLHLVPDGVPDEAAVCTEPLAAAFEILEQVQVNPADRVLILGDGKLGFLCAQVLKLTGAAVTVVGKHAGKLERIRQRSIRTEFLDGWKPSAHDVVVEATGSADGLRRAIEAVRPRGTLVLKSTVAEAHSVSLAPLVVNEVTVIGSRCGPFAPALEALAERKVAVEPLIERIYPLDAGLEAVAHAARPGARKILLRP